The genomic stretch GAGGCGGTCGCCCGCCTCGAGCGCGACGGCGTCGCCTACCGCGTCACGGCTCCGGATGCGGTCGCGGACGGCGCGAGCGACCTCTACTACGACATCGCCGCCGCCGAGAGCGCCGTCTGGCACCTGGGCAGCGCGAGCGGCCTCGATGCGGAGTCGATGGCGCGGTTCTCGGCGCAGCGCGGCGGCGACCCGGAGCGCGTCGGCAAACGCGATCCCCTCGATCCGCTGCTCTGGCGCGCCGAGCGTGCCGGCGAGCCGGCCTGGGACGCCGAGGTCGGCCGCGGGCGCCCGGGCTGGCACATCGAGTGCTCGGTGATCGCGCTGGACCGCCTCGGTCCCAACTTCACCCTGCAGGGCGGCGGGAGCGACCTGATCTTCCCGCACCACGAGTTCAGCGCCGGCCACGCGGCCTCGCTGTCCGGCCGCCCGCTCGCTCGCGCCTACGCGCACGCCGGGATGGTGGCCTATCAGGGCGAGAAGATGAGTAAGTCGCTGGGCAACCTGGTGCTGGTCTCGCGTCTGCGCAGCGAAGGAGTGGATCCGCGTGCCATCCGCCTCGCGCTGCTCGCGCACCACTACCGCTCCGACTGGGAGTGGCTGCCCGAGGACCTGCCGACGGCCCTGGCCCGCTTGGCCCGATGGGAGGCGGCGCTCACCGCCGAGGGCCCACACTCGGCCCTGGAGGTGCTCGCGCGCCTGCGTGAGGTGCTGGCCGACGACCTGGATACTCCGGCCGCGGTGGCCCTCGTCGACACCGCGCTGACGGACGGAGTGGACGACCCGTCGCTCCTGCGCGACGCCCTCGACGCCCTCCTCGGCGTCCGTCCAACCTGAGCGCGCGCGAGCCGGCCGAGGATCCTCGGGCCGGATCAGCGCGCTAGGGTCGCCAGGGCTCCTCGCCGGAGCGGCCGTCACCGCGGCGTCGGAGGTAGCGCTCGAACTCCTGCGCGATCGCCTCGCCGCTGGCCTCGGGGGAGTCGACCGTGTCGCGCGCCTGCTCGAGCTGGGCGATGTAGGCGGCCATCTCCTCGTCGTCGGCGGCGAGAGCGTCGATGCCGCGCTCCCACTCCTCCGCCTCCTCGACGAGGTCGCCGCGGGGGATCGCCAGGCCGACGACCTCTTCGAGCTTTTCGAGCAGCGCCAGCATCGCCTTGGGCGAAGGGGCGTTGTGCACATAGTGCGGGACGGACGCCCAGATCGACACGGCGGGAATACCCACCTTCTGCGCGGCCTCGCCGATCACACTGAGAATTCCGACCGGACCCTCGTAGCTGGAGCGCTCGAGCTCGAACGAAGTCCGCAACTCGCCGTTCTCACTCGACGCGAAGATCGAGATCGGACGGGTGTGTGGGACGTCCGCGAGCATCGCGCCGAGGAAGACCACCGCCGAGATATCAATCGCGAGCATGGCGTCGACGACCTCCGCGGCGAAGCTCTTCCAGCTGCGCGAGGGTTCGGTGCCGATCATGAGGTACAGGGCGCTCTCGGCGTCGACCGAGGTGTCGGCCGGGCCGAAGATCTGCGTGCCGGGCCAGGAGAGGCTGCGACGGCCATCCTCGCCGATCGAGAGCATGGGGCGGGTGTACTGGAAGTCGTAGTACTGCTCGGCGTCGACGGCGAAGAGGGGCACGTACTCCCCGGCGTCCTTGACCAGCCGCAGCGCGCCGCTCGCGGCGTCTCCGGCGTCGTTCCAGCCCTCGAAGGCCACGACCAGGACGTTCCCCGTGATCACGTTCATAGGCAGGATCTCCGCGTTCGGCTCGATGTCCGGGCAGCGCACATCGCGCCTGACCCGTCCGTCCAGGATAGGACCCGCCTCCACCCTGCCCGTCCCGGCCGGTGGGATCGGCCGCGCTGTTCGCTCTGGGCTCTCGATTCGCTCCAGGTTCGGAGTCGCTCGAGGTTCGGAGTCGCTCCGGGCTCTCGGCCCGGGCAGGCGAACGCACTGCCGGTACGATGGTCGCTCGTGACTCCCGAGACCTCCGCCCGGCCGCTGCCCTCCGAGCCGCTCGAGGAGGTCGGCGCTCTCGCCGCCGTCCTCTGGGACATGGACGGCACCCTCGTCGACACCGAGCCCTACTGGATGGCGTCCGAGCACGCTCTGGTCTCCTCGTTCGGCGGAGTGTGGACGCACGAGGACGCACTGGGCCTCGTCGGCTCCGGCCTGCCCGATGCTGCCCGGATCCTGCAGGGCAAGGGCGTCGACCTCTCCGTCGACGCGATCATCGACCGGATGACCGACGAGGTGATCGCGCAGCTCGCCGCGGGCATCCCGTGGCGGCCGGGAGCCCTCGAACTCCTTCGTGCCGTCGCGGACGCGGGAGTTCCGCAGGCCCTGGTCACGATGTCGATCTCGCGGATGGCCACCGCCGTCGTCGACCGGATCCCCTTCGTCGCCTTCGCGACCGTCGTCGGCGGCGACATGGTCGAGCGCAGCAAGCCCGACCCCGAGGCCTACCTCCTGGCCGCGAGCACGCTCGAGGTGGACATCACCGCGTGCGTTGCGATCGAGGATTCCCTCACCGGCCTCGGCGCCGCCGTCGCCTCCGGAGCCGCAGTGATCGGCGTCCCGCATCAACTCGCACTGGATCCCGCCGCCGCCTACACCCTCTGGCCCACCCTCGCGGGCCGCACCGTCGCGGACCTCGCCACGGTGTCCACCGAGCATCGCAGTTCCGACCCTGCCCTGACCGAGACGCAGGCTTGCCGATGACCGGTGAGGCGCTCCAGCATTCCGGCCCCTTCCGCGCAGGCGACCGAGTCCAGTTGACCGGACCGAAGGGGCGGATGAACACCATCACGCTCGTCCCCGGTGCGGTGTTCCACACCCACCGCGGCGGCATCGAGCACGACACCGTCATCGGGCTGCCCGACGGCTCCGTTGTGACCAACACGGTCGGAGTAGAGCACCTCGCGCTCCGGCCGCTCCTCGCCGACTTCGTGATGTCGATGCCCCGGGGAGCGGCGATCGTCTACCCGAAGGACGCCGCGCAGATCCTCGCGCTCGCCGACATCTTCCCCGGCGCCCGCGTGGTCGAGGCGGGCGTCGGCTCCGGCGCGCTCTCCCTCTGGCTGCTCCGGGCGGTCGGACCGACCGGTCAGCTCTCCTCGTTCGAACGGCGGGAGGAGTTCGCCGACGTCGCCCGCGCGAACATCGAGACGTTCCTCGGCTACACGCCCGACAACTGGAGCGTCACCGTCGGCGACCTCGTCGAGGCGCTGCCCGGGACGGTCGCCGCCGGTGAGGCCGACCGCGTCGTGCTGGACATGCTCGCCCCGTGGGAGTGCCTCGACGTCGCTGCCGAGACTCTCACGCCCGGGGGAGTGCTCCTGTGCTACGTGGCCACCGTGACCCAGCTCTCGCGGACGGCCGAGGCGATCCGCGCGTCGGGACTGTTCACCAACCCGGCGTCGAACGAGACGATGGTTCGCGGCTGGCACGTCGAGGGTCTGGCCGTCCGCCCCGATCACCGGATGATCGGCCACACCGGCTTCCTCATCACCGCCCGCCGCCTCGCTCCTGACACCGTTCTGCCCGAGCTCAAGCGGCGTCCGTCCAAGACGGACTTCAGCGACGAGGACGTCGAGGCCTGGACCCCCGGCGCGCTCGGCGAACGGGCCGTCAGCCGGAAGAGCCTGCGCAAGCGGGTCCGGGAGTCGGCCACCAGCGCCGAACTCTCCCGTGCCCGCGGCTTCGGTGAGGGGCCCGCGGAGCCCGACGATGAGGGCATCCTCTAAGCTGTTCCCGGCCTCCGGGCCGACTCCACCCGTGGCGTCATACTCCGGGCGTCACCGCTCCCCTTCTCTCGAATCGAGGACCCGTGCGCAGGACCACCGCGCTCATCGCTGGCATTGGAATCGTCGCCGCTCTCACTGGATGCACCCCGTCCTCCTCAACGGCGGACTGCGACGCTCCGTTCTCCTCCGGCGACTCGTCGGCCGCGGTCAAAGCCACGGGCGATTTCGGCGCCAAGCCTGATGTCAGCGTGCCGTCGCCACTCAAGGCCGATGGCAGCCAGGTCAGCACGCTGATCAAGGGCTCCGGCGCTCCCCTCGAGAAGGGCCAACTGGTCACCATCGACTACACCCTGGTCAACGGAGCGGACGGCACCGTCCTCGAGACCTCGCCCTACGACGGGTCGAGCACCGCCCGCTTCGGTGTCGGCGGGGCCGGACTCACCGGCCTCAACGAGGGCCTGCTCTGCACCCAGGTCGGTTCACGGGTGGCCATCGCGATCGCCCCCGAGGACGGCTTCGGCCAGGCGGCCTCGCAGTTGGGCCTCGCTGCCGATGACACCCTGGTACTCGTCGCCGATGTCCGCGGCGCGTCTCTCGCCCGCGCGAACGGCTCCGCCCAGCCCGTTCCGGACGGTTTCCCCACCGTGACCCTCGGCGACGACGGACGACCCGGCCTCGCGAAGCCCTCCGGCGAGGCTCCGACCGACCTTCGCATCGCGCAGCTTAAGAAGGGCGAGGGCGACGTGGTCGCGGAGGGCGACCAGGTCGTCGTGGCCTACACCGGCTGGCAGTGGAGCGACGGGAAGGTGTTTGACTCCAGCTGGGAGAAGGGCGCACCGACGGTCTTCGCCGCGGCCGACGGATCGAGCACCCAGGGCGGAGTGATCGCCGGCTTCGCGAAGGCACTGATCGGCCAGCCTGTCGGCTCGCAGGTCATCGCGGTCATCCCTCCTGACCAGGGCTACGGCGACCAGGGTTCGCCCCAGGGCGGCATCCCCGGCGGTGCCACGCTGATCTTCGTCGCCGACATCCTCGGAAAGGTCTGACCGGACCCGCCCCTAGACTGGAGGGCGTGCCTGCCGACGCCCCGCCATCGAGCCGCGTCCCGGCTGAGGAGCGTCTGTTCAACCTCGTGCTCGCGCTCGTCGCGGCTGAGAACGGATTGACGAAGGCCGATGTGCTCTCCACGGTGCAGGGCTACCGTCAGCGCTCGGGCCGAGGCGACCGCACGTCGCTCGAGCGCCAGTTCGAGCGAGACAAGGACGACCTGCGCGAGCTGGGAATCCCGATCGAGACGGTCGACGCTCCAGGCGATCCCGGTAACACGCAGACCGTCCGGTATCGCATCGCCAAGCGCAGCTACGATCTCCCCGCCGACCTCGCCTTCGACCCGGAGGAGCTGGCCCTTCTCCGGCTGGCCGGCGCGGTCTGGCGAGAGGGCACACTCTCAGCGGAGTCGCGGCGCGCGTTGATCAAGCTGCGCTCGATCGGCGTCGAG from Rathayibacter rathayi encodes the following:
- a CDS encoding HAD family hydrolase; this translates as MPSEPLEEVGALAAVLWDMDGTLVDTEPYWMASEHALVSSFGGVWTHEDALGLVGSGLPDAARILQGKGVDLSVDAIIDRMTDEVIAQLAAGIPWRPGALELLRAVADAGVPQALVTMSISRMATAVVDRIPFVAFATVVGGDMVERSKPDPEAYLLAASTLEVDITACVAIEDSLTGLGAAVASGAAVIGVPHQLALDPAAAYTLWPTLAGRTVADLATVSTEHRSSDPALTETQACR
- a CDS encoding proteasome assembly chaperone family protein yields the protein MNVITGNVLVVAFEGWNDAGDAASGALRLVKDAGEYVPLFAVDAEQYYDFQYTRPMLSIGEDGRRSLSWPGTQIFGPADTSVDAESALYLMIGTEPSRSWKSFAAEVVDAMLAIDISAVVFLGAMLADVPHTRPISIFASSENGELRTSFELERSSYEGPVGILSVIGEAAQKVGIPAVSIWASVPHYVHNAPSPKAMLALLEKLEEVVGLAIPRGDLVEEAEEWERGIDALAADDEEMAAYIAQLEQARDTVDSPEASGEAIAQEFERYLRRRGDGRSGEEPWRP
- a CDS encoding tRNA (adenine-N1)-methyltransferase, with the protein product MTGEALQHSGPFRAGDRVQLTGPKGRMNTITLVPGAVFHTHRGGIEHDTVIGLPDGSVVTNTVGVEHLALRPLLADFVMSMPRGAAIVYPKDAAQILALADIFPGARVVEAGVGSGALSLWLLRAVGPTGQLSSFERREEFADVARANIETFLGYTPDNWSVTVGDLVEALPGTVAAGEADRVVLDMLAPWECLDVAAETLTPGGVLLCYVATVTQLSRTAEAIRASGLFTNPASNETMVRGWHVEGLAVRPDHRMIGHTGFLITARRLAPDTVLPELKRRPSKTDFSDEDVEAWTPGALGERAVSRKSLRKRVRESATSAELSRARGFGEGPAEPDDEGIL
- the mshC gene encoding cysteine--1-D-myo-inosityl 2-amino-2-deoxy-alpha-D-glucopyranoside ligase encodes the protein MRAWTAPDVPALPGRGSAPRLHDTATARSVELDAPGGVASLYVCGITPYDATHLGHAATYLAFDTVQRVWLDAGYTVEYAQNVTDVDDPLLERANATGVHWRELAEEQVELFRGDMAALRVLPPQHYVGVTETVAPMAEAVARLERDGVAYRVTAPDAVADGASDLYYDIAAAESAVWHLGSASGLDAESMARFSAQRGGDPERVGKRDPLDPLLWRAERAGEPAWDAEVGRGRPGWHIECSVIALDRLGPNFTLQGGGSDLIFPHHEFSAGHAASLSGRPLARAYAHAGMVAYQGEKMSKSLGNLVLVSRLRSEGVDPRAIRLALLAHHYRSDWEWLPEDLPTALARLARWEAALTAEGPHSALEVLARLREVLADDLDTPAAVALVDTALTDGVDDPSLLRDALDALLGVRPT
- a CDS encoding FKBP-type peptidyl-prolyl cis-trans isomerase, whose amino-acid sequence is MRRTTALIAGIGIVAALTGCTPSSSTADCDAPFSSGDSSAAVKATGDFGAKPDVSVPSPLKADGSQVSTLIKGSGAPLEKGQLVTIDYTLVNGADGTVLETSPYDGSSTARFGVGGAGLTGLNEGLLCTQVGSRVAIAIAPEDGFGQAASQLGLAADDTLVLVADVRGASLARANGSAQPVPDGFPTVTLGDDGRPGLAKPSGEAPTDLRIAQLKKGEGDVVAEGDQVVVAYTGWQWSDGKVFDSSWEKGAPTVFAAADGSSTQGGVIAGFAKALIGQPVGSQVIAVIPPDQGYGDQGSPQGGIPGGATLIFVADILGKV